ATGGAGCAGATGATGATTTGTGACCTGTTGAGATGAGTAGTTCATGAATCATGATCCCCACTATCAGTTCGTATAGAACTGGCCTTTCAGATCGATGATCTAAAACTTCACTGAATTCCTACATCCTTCTAgtgatcaaaaaaaaaaaaaaagtggcagAAATGTATAGTTTTTTGATGCCCAAGACAGAGTAAGTAACAAGGGGAATATGCTGCTATTTTCACTATAGTAAATGCTGTAAATGGTGCACAAgttgtggagaaaaaccacaTCGTCTCCAATGTACAATAAGCCCATTCCTGTTCAAAACTCGGACTCCATCTGAGAGAGGGTTTCATGCACTTCTGCTACTCTTACTTTATCCCACACTATCCTACTACAACCACATTAGCAAACAAGAACTGAGAAAATGGTTTCATTTCAAAACTGGGAGATGCATCTGCGATGGCAAGCGGCGGCCGGCCGCGAGCGGCACGGCTTCATCTCTTCCTTCCACAACCTCGCAATGTCCGACGCCGCACGGACCGCGTCTGAGGACGCTCCGGCGAGGCCTCTCCTTGTGAAGCCCACCGCGTAGAGCCCGTTCTCCCCTTTCCACCCGTCCGGAAACGAAGTCTTTGGAAACCCATCCTTGGAGAAGAAATCACATCCCTGCAACCATCCATTAATCACTGTTTAGTTATATTAATCACCAATAGAGAAAAAGAGTTCGAGCCGTTCGTTTTCTGTACCTGAAGCCATTGGGGGACATTGCTGCGGTATCCTGTGGCCAAGACGACGGAGTCGATGTCGAGTACATTGCCGTCAACGAGCTCCACTCGTCCCAGCGAGAACCGCTTGATGCCGGGTACAACCTTGACGTTACCGGATTTTATCTTGCCGAGGGCGCCAGTGTCCAGAACAGGGGTCTGCCCCTCCCTGTTTTTGAGCTCCATGGGACCCGTCAATGGCCGCCTCAGGCCATATTTTCCGATGCCGCCCAGCACCAGCCACGCCAACAGCAGCAGGATCTTGTCCACCAGCCACAGAGGAAGCCACTTCATCAGCAGCACCGCCAGCTCGAACGTTGATTTCCCCATCACCTCCCTCGGCAGCACATGAACCTTGAACCAATCGAGAGCAATCTTTCATCAGAGACATGCTATAAAATTGGTAAAGACGTCGTTTTTTAGTGATAAAGATAAAGGTTACTCACAGAGTCGCGCACCACCATGGCCGGGAACGCGTTGTGGTCGCAGAGGTCGAGGGCGAGTTCCATGCCGGAGTTACCGCATCCGACGACGAGCACGCGCTTCCCGCGGTAGGACTCGCCGGACTTGTAGTTGCAGGCGTGCGTCACTTCGCCGCCAAACTCCCCCAGCCCCTCCAGCTCGGGTACCACCATCTCAGCGTTCTCGCCGGTGGCCACCACCAGCCAGCGGCAAATGTACTCGACCTCGAGGTTCCGATTGCCAGCCTCGGCGCCAGCGCCAGTCGTCCTCACCCGCCACAGGCCGCTGGTCTCGTCGAACCGGGCCGACTGAACGGCCTGGTTGAACCGGGGGTTGATCTCGAAGTTCCTTGCGTATTCTTCCAGGTATTCGACGAATTGTCTCTTCGAAGGGTACTCTGGGTAGTCCTCCGGGAACGGCATCCTCGGAAGCTGGCAGAATTTCTTGGGAAGATGGAGCTTCAGTCGGTCGTACGTGCGTCTCTGCCACAGCGAGGCGATGCAGTCGGCACGCTCGAGGACCGCGTACGGCACGCCGTGCTCCTTGAGGCACGCCGCCAGCGCCAACCCGGACGGCCCGGCTCCGACGATCACCGGCCCGGTCACCAACACGCACCTCCGAGAGAAGTCAATTCGATCC
This genomic stretch from Zingiber officinale cultivar Zhangliang chromosome 7A, Zo_v1.1, whole genome shotgun sequence harbors:
- the LOC122000922 gene encoding probable indole-3-pyruvate monooxygenase YUCCA5 isoform X1 produces the protein MASMMDRIDFSRRCVLVTGPVIVGAGPSGLALAACLKEHGVPYAVLERADCIASLWQRRTYDRLKLHLPKKFCQLPRMPFPEDYPEYPSKRQFVEYLEEYARNFEINPRFNQAVQSARFDETSGLWRVRTTGAGAEAGNRNLEVEYICRWLVVATGENAEMVVPELEGLGEFGGEVTHACNYKSGESYRGKRVLVVGCGNSGMELALDLCDHNAFPAMVVRDSIALDWFKVHVLPREVMGKSTFELAVLLMKWLPLWLVDKILLLLAWLVLGGIGKYGLRRPLTGPMELKNREGQTPVLDTGALGKIKSGNVKVVPGIKRFSLGRVELVDGNVLDIDSVVLATGYRSNVPQWLQGCDFFSKDGFPKTSFPDGWKGENGLYAVGFTRRGLAGASSDAVRAASDIARLWKEEMKPCRSRPAAACHRRCISQF
- the LOC122000922 gene encoding probable indole-3-pyruvate monooxygenase YUCCA5 isoform X2, with amino-acid sequence MASMMDRIDFSRRCVLVTGPVIVGAGPSGLALAACLKEHGVPYAVLERADCIASLWQRRTYDRLKLHLPKKFCQLPRMPFPEDYPEYPSKRQFVEYLEEYARNFEINPRFNQAVQSARFDETSGLWRVRTTGAGAEAGNRNLEVEYICRWLVVATGENAEMVVPELEGLGEFGGEVTHACNYKSGESYRGKRVLVVGCGNSGMELALDLCDHNAFPAMVVRDSVHVLPREVMGKSTFELAVLLMKWLPLWLVDKILLLLAWLVLGGIGKYGLRRPLTGPMELKNREGQTPVLDTGALGKIKSGNVKVVPGIKRFSLGRVELVDGNVLDIDSVVLATGYRSNVPQWLQGCDFFSKDGFPKTSFPDGWKGENGLYAVGFTRRGLAGASSDAVRAASDIARLWKEEMKPCRSRPAAACHRRCISQF